CGTGTCACGTCCAGAGTACAAGGGGCGATCTCTTGTTGTCATGTTTGTCCTGGTGACCGTCGTATTCTCGGCGCCGCTCATTCCGAATTTTATCCTGATGAAGGAGCTGCATCTGGTTAACAATCCATTGGTGCTGATTGTGCCAGGAGCGATTAACGCCTTTAACTTTTTCGTCATGCGTTCGTTCTTCTCACAGCTGCCGGGTGAACTGATCGATGCCGCCCGCATCGATGGCTGTGGGGAGTTTGGCATCATCTGGCGTATCGTTATTCCATTGTCCAAACCGGCCATGGCATCACTCGGCATTTTCTATGCGGTGGGCCACTGGAATGCGTATTCCACTGCGCTTTATTATCTGAACGATCCGGCCTGGTGGCCGATCCAGGTCACACTCAAGAAGCTGTTTGAGAGTGATGATATTTCCGTCGATCCGGGTTCTGCCGTCTATAGCACCCTTGCACATACATCGCCGGAAGGCATCAAAATGGCAACCATCATCATCGCCACCTTGCCAATCATTATCATTTATCCTTTCCTGCAAAAGCATTTTGTAAAAGGAATCATGGTCGGCTCCGTCAAATCTTAACTACAAGCAGCATACAGATCTGACGGAAACGGGGGAATGGCGATGTTCAGAATCTTGATTACGGACGATGAGCCAATGATTCGGATGGGTCTGGCGAAGATGATCAAGCAAGCAGGAGTGTTTGATTGTGAGATTCGGCAGGCGGCGCATGGGGAAGAGGCTCTTCAGGTGGTAAAGGATTTTCGGCCACACATCCTGTTCACGGATATTCGCATGCCAACGATGGATGGCATTGAGTTGTGCCGACGTTTATCCGAGCAAGGCAGTACGATGCGCATTATTGTAGTCTCCGGTTATTCAGACTTTGAATATGCAAGATCCTGTATGGATTATGGGGTAAAGCGATATCTGCTCAAGCCAGTGGGACGACAGGAGCTTCATGAACTGCTACTCAAATTGCTGGCGTCAGAAGAGGATAAACCTACGGTATCCCTTGTCCCCGTGAGGGAGCTGAATGATTGGGCCATGCGTCTGGAAGAGGCTATATGGGAGTTAAGGCAGTCCGATGTGACGGAGCTGCTCGCAGCATGGTCGAATCGTTATCCGGCATATGCCCTGATGCCTGAGCAGACTGCGGAGCTTTTTCAGGAATTGCTGGAATTGATTGTGGCCCGCATGAACGCCCGTGGCAACGGAACGATGAGTACGTCCAGTAAGATAATTGTAAGCGCTTCCTCTAAAGAATGCTTCGAGGCTCTGGGCAACGAAATCCAGACGTTGATGAATAGGATCAAGGAAAAACGCAGCGGCAAGCGCAAGCATCCGGTAGAAGAAGCAAAAGCTTATCTGGAGAAGCACTTGCGCCGGGAAGTGTCACTGGACGAGATTGCTTCCAAGCTTGGACTGAACCCATCCTACTTCAGCCAGCTGTTCAAACAGACGACCGGTCAGACCTTTATCCAATACCGGATACGCAGCAAAATGGAACTGGCCAAACGCATGCTGGAACAGCCGGGCAACCGGATTACGGATATATCCTACGAAGTGGGGTATGCGGATCATCCCCATTTCACCAAGACATTTAAGAAAATTACCGGACTGACCCCGTCCGAATACCGCAGTAAGTTGGGCATTGAATGATGAAGCGCAGCCTGTCGATCCGCCTGTTCTTTCATTTTGCCATCGTCATTACGTTGTCCCTGTCCGCTATTGGCTTGTTTACCTATACCTATGCCTCAACTGAGATGAACGATCAGCTTGCAGACAACATCGCCCAAACGATGCGTAATACGGCGTACCAGACCGATCTGTATTTGCAGAATTATGATCGCGCGACCTACTCCATCCTCTCCAACGGAAGTGTGAAGCACTTCCTCG
This Paenibacillus xylanexedens DNA region includes the following protein-coding sequences:
- a CDS encoding carbohydrate ABC transporter permease, translated to MRTPSVRYRIFRIGNLVFLTLLSLTMILPFINVLAQSLSSSEAIMGGKVSFWPVAFTWINYEYVFGDAAFWRAFAVSVGVTLVGTLVNLAATASLAYPVSRPEYKGRSLVVMFVLVTVVFSAPLIPNFILMKELHLVNNPLVLIVPGAINAFNFFVMRSFFSQLPGELIDAARIDGCGEFGIIWRIVIPLSKPAMASLGIFYAVGHWNAYSTALYYLNDPAWWPIQVTLKKLFESDDISVDPGSAVYSTLAHTSPEGIKMATIIIATLPIIIIYPFLQKHFVKGIMVGSVKS
- a CDS encoding response regulator transcription factor, whose amino-acid sequence is MFRILITDDEPMIRMGLAKMIKQAGVFDCEIRQAAHGEEALQVVKDFRPHILFTDIRMPTMDGIELCRRLSEQGSTMRIIVVSGYSDFEYARSCMDYGVKRYLLKPVGRQELHELLLKLLASEEDKPTVSLVPVRELNDWAMRLEEAIWELRQSDVTELLAAWSNRYPAYALMPEQTAELFQELLELIVARMNARGNGTMSTSSKIIVSASSKECFEALGNEIQTLMNRIKEKRSGKRKHPVEEAKAYLEKHLRREVSLDEIASKLGLNPSYFSQLFKQTTGQTFIQYRIRSKMELAKRMLEQPGNRITDISYEVGYADHPHFTKTFKKITGLTPSEYRSKLGIE